One segment of Phragmites australis chromosome 13, lpPhrAust1.1, whole genome shotgun sequence DNA contains the following:
- the LOC133887844 gene encoding uncharacterized protein LOC133887844 encodes MKHQADKHRTERVFAVGDLVYLKLQPYIQSSVAHRPHHKFSFRYYGPYPVLERVGAVAYKLKLPEGALIHLVVHVSQLKKAIGPNTPGAVTIPWIIVQWQGLALNMATWEDKKMLRRRFPDLPAWGQAVFEGGGNVTPAGSTRARELKESQENDMATGAQTSV; translated from the exons ATGAAACATCAGGCTGATAAGCATCGCACAGAGCGCGTTTTTGCAGTTGGTGACCTCGTCTACCTCAAGCTTCAGCCCTACATTCAGTCCTCGGTGGCTCATCGTCCTCACCACAAGTTTTCTTTTCGTTACTATGGACCTTATCCAGTTCTAGAACGCGTGGGAGCCGTGGCTTACAAGTTGAAGCTTCCGGAGGGCGCTCTCATTCATCTTGTggtccatgtgtcacaattgaagaaagcAATTGGACCCAACACTCCT GGAGCTGTGACCATTCCATGGATTATAGTTCAATGGCAAGGTCTCGCTCTGAACATGGCTACTTGGGAGGACAAGAAGATGCTACGCCGCCGCTTTCCTGATTTGCCGGCTTGGGGGCAAGCCGTGTTTGAAGGCGGGGGGAATGTCACACCTGCAGGCAGCACAAGGGCGCGAGAGCTGAAGGAGTCGCAGGAGAATGACATGGCAACTGGGGCCCAGACGTCAGTATGA